A portion of the Glycine max cultivar Williams 82 chromosome 10, Glycine_max_v4.0, whole genome shotgun sequence genome contains these proteins:
- the LOC100817601 gene encoding uncharacterized protein: MDRSWMNASSITEEYENGVEEFLLFAQSKAQPMWGKFFCPCVKCGNGRRQTIDDIRTHLICEGIIRSYTKWIWHGESLDTTDMSQADDVTTDSGNPIEEMIHDLGQEGFEEAHAALYDNIEVDSKMPLYSDCISFTKLSAVLALVNLKARFGWSDKSFSELLMLLTNMLPADNVLPKNHYQAKKILCPVEMQYEKIHACCNDCILYRDDFAELDYCPVCGVSRYRPTNGDSTVLVSDADRRPAKVCWYLPIIPRFKRLFANGEDAKNLIWHANTRKSDGLMRHPADSPQWKAIDRLYPEFGAEPRNLRLGLATDGMNPFGTLTTNHSSWPVLLFIYNLPPWLCMKRKYVMLSMMIAGPRQPGNDIDVYLRPLIDDLRKL, translated from the coding sequence atggatcgaagttggatgaacgcATCAAGTATAACTGAAGAGTACGAGAATGGTGTTGAAGAGTTTTTGTTGTTTGCTCAAAGTAAAGCGCAACCTATGTGGGGAAAATTTTTTTGTCCATGTGTGAAGTGTGGAAATGGGAGGCGGCAAACAATTGATGACATAAGAACTCATCTTATTTGTGAGGGAATAATTCGTAGCTACACaaagtggatatggcatggggaaTCCCTCGATACAACTGACATGTCACAGGCTGACGATGTTACTACAGACAGCGGAAATCCTATAGAAGAAATGATTCACGATCTTGGGCAAGAGGGGTTTGAAGAGGCACATGCAGCGTTGTATGACAACATAGAAGTTGATTCAAAAATGCCTTTGTATTCCGACTGCATATCTTTCACAAAATTGTCAGCTGTGTTAGCTCTGGTTAACTTGAAAGCTcgatttgggtggagtgacaagagTTTTAGTGAGTTGCTGATGTTGTTGACAAACATGCTTCCTGCTGATAACGTCTTGCCAAAGAATCACTACCAAGCAAAGAAGATTTTATGTCCAGTTGAGATGCAGTACGaaaaaattcatgcatgttgTAATGACTGCATTTTGTACAGAGATGATTTTGCTGAACTAGATTACTGCCCTGTGTGTGGGGTTTCTCGGTACAGACCGACCAACGGAGATTCTACTGTACTAGTCTCAGACGCCGACCGCCGTCCAGCAAAGGTGTGTTGGTATCTcccaataataccaaggtttaagcggtTGTTTGCTAATGGGGAAGATGCAAAGAACCTTATATGGCATGCAAATACCAGAAAATCAGATGGATTGATGCGACATCCTGCAGATAGCCCGCAATGGAAGGCAATTGATCGTCTGTATCCTGAATTTGGGGCCGAGCCTAGAAATTTAAGGCTTGGTCTTGCAACGGACGGAATGAACCCATTTGGAACCTTAACTACTAACCATAGCTCGTGGCCCGTTTTGCTGTTCATTTATAATCTCCCTCcgtggttgtgcatgaagcgaaagtaTGTTATGCTGAGTATGATGATAGCTGGTCCAAGACAACCAGGTAATGATATTGACGTATATCTAAGACCGTTAATTGACGATTTGCGGAAATTGTGA